Part of the Sporosarcina sp. FSL K6-2383 genome is shown below.
CATCCAGTGCTTGGCGAATTGCAACGACAAAACCATCCATCATATTAGACGGTGCAATAATATCAGCACCCGCTTGTGCCTGGCTAACAGCCGTTCGTGCTAATAAATCAAGTGATGGGTCATTCAATACCTTGTCACCCTCAATCACACCACAATGCCCATGATCGGTATACTCGCAAAGACAAGTATCAGCAATGACAATCAGTTCTGGATGACGTTCTTTGACAAAACGAGTTGCCTGTTGAACAATCCCGTGGTCATGATAAGCCCCCGTACCTGTAGCATCCTTATCGACTGGAACGCCGAACAAAATGACCGCATGAATCCCAAGTGCAACAACTTCATCAATTTCAATTGCTAATTGATCTAATGAGAATTGAAAAACACCCGGCATCGAAGACACTGGATTTTTTTTATTTTCCCCTTCAACAACAAATAGCGGGTAGATGAAATCTTCTTTACTCAATACCGTTTCTCTCACCATCGCACGTAGTGTAGCTGAATTACGTAAACGTCTGTTACGTCTAAATTGTAAGTCTCCCAAAGTTATCCTTCCTTCCGTCCCGCCAATTCCTCGACGAGGTCCATTAATGTATATGTATCTGGCTTCACATGAACAGGCGCGCCGACTTCAAAGAGCGCTTTTTCCGTCACATGGCCGATTGCCGCAATCGTATAACCATCCCAACCTACCAAAGGAGCAACTTCCTCAGCAAATACGCTGACCGCCGAGGGGCTTGCGAACAAGACATTTAGTTGCTTGTTCTCGTGCAATAAATCGATAAGTGAGCCAATTGAATCACTAACTTTTTCTGTTGTATAAACCGTCCATTCATCCACCTCAAAAGGTAATTCATCCTTGATGGTGACACCAGCTATTGATCCTCGTAAGAATAATAGACGGCGAATAGCCATTTCATCCGGTTTGAATTCTTTAACGAAGACATCCGCGCTGAACACAGTTGGGATGAAGTCAACAGTAAAACCAAGCTTTTCAAGTGCCTCAGCAGTCCGCGTACCGACTGCTGCAACTTTAGCTGGAATGGTTGCTGACGGAATTGCGTAGCGTTCAAGTTTAGCACCAAATGCAGCCACTGCACTTTGACTCGTAAAAATTAGCCAATCATACGTCGGACAAGCATTTAAACGAAGCTCATCCGTCGACTCTACCAACTCCGCTACTCGAATCAGTGGGAATGATAGCGGTACACCACCATATTGCTTCACACGTTCAAAGACATCTTGTGATTTCGGTGTCCCCGTAAAAATGACCTTTTCCCCTAACAGTGGTTGCCCATTACGCATCCATTTCCGCCTTCACTTTCTCAATCACTTCAGAAGCTCCTTGTGCACGCAATATCTTGGCAACTTCCTTACCTGCTTCAACAGGATCAGCAGCAACAAAAGACTGTTTGAAAATTTGCGTTGCATCCGGGGAAGCAATATAGCCAGTCAATTCAACATTCACACCGTCATATTTTGCAAAGCCTGCAATCGGCACTTGGCATGAACCGTCCATTTCCGACAAGAATGTACGCTCGGCTTCAACTTCTTTCCAAGTTTTATCATCAGAAATTTTCGCAAGTTCTGCAAGCAATTCCTGATCATCTGCACGACATTCGATTGCTAGCGCACCTTGACCAACTGCTGGAATACAATCTTCAACAGAGATTAGTTCCGTTGCGACATCATCGCTCCAGCCAAGTCGCTTCATACCCGCTGCCGCAAGAAGAATCGCATCATATTCACCATCGTGCAATTTCTTCAAACGTGTATCGATATTGCCACGTATCCATTGGATGTCTAAATCCGGACGTAGCAGCAACAACTGCGAGCTGCGTCGTAAACTAGATGTACCGACAACAGCACCTACTGGTAAATCCATAAGTTTGACATGCCCATTTGAAATAAAAGCATCCCGCGCATCTTCACGGGGTGGAATACAGCCAATGACAAGCCCTTCCGGAAGAACTGCTGGCATATCCTTCATACTATGGACAGCAAAATCGATTTCTTTATTGTAAAGCGCTTGCTCAATCTCTTTAACAAACAGCCCTTTTCCCCCTACTTTCGAGAGCATAACATCAAGAATCTGATCACCTTTTGTAACAATTTCCTTCACTTCAAATTCAAACGGTACCCCCGCCGCCTTCATTTGATCAATAAACCAATTCGTTTGAGTCAATGCTAACTTGCTTCTTCTTGAACCTACAATGATTTTCCTCATATAATTTCAATCCAACCTTTCATAATCTAATGGACCTGACGTATTTGGCACAGATTTTCATTGCATGTATGCCAGCAGGCTCAACTATAGTAAGTTAGAGCCAAAAATGGAATGTAGACAATTTGCTTGCTAGGAAAAAATTAATAATAACAAACAAGAACGCAAAGATATTCAGCCAAGCGAAATCGTTTCCTGTCAGCTTGCCACTCCGCCGCAAAAATAATACAGAGCTATAAATCCCCAGAAGAATAAATGATCCCACAATCTTCATATCAAAAAGTGACCAGTCGTCTAGTGCTACTTGTGCCCACTGCATCCCTAAAATTAGGCTAACCAGCAGCAATGGAATGCCAATGTAAATTGAAGCTTTCATACCGATTGTTGTTTGATGCAAGGATGGCAGTCGACTAAATTGTTTTGACCATTTCTTTTTCTTCAAAACTTTATAAACTAACAAATATAAAATCGCAAAGACAAAAGACATTGAGAATGCTGTATAAGATAAAATCGCAAACATAATATGGATAAATAGCAGCTCTGAAACAAGCGTATCCCCTATCGGCGATTGTGCAATCTGCGCCGGAGCAAATGTATGAATGGTCATGAAGCAAAAGCCTATGACATTCAAGAAAAAGACAACATGATCTATCTTGTAAAACAAATGCAACACGATGGATAATGTAATGAGTAGCCACGCATAAAAGTATATCCCCTCAAACAGAGATAAAATCGGAAATCGTTTTGCTTCTATCATAAAGAACACAAGAAATAGCGTTTGCAAAATATAAACTACGGACAAAATCCAGAATGCACTTCGGTGTGCAATCCTATCCTTATTCAAATAATCTATAAAATAAAAGACGAGGCTTACTGCGTACAAGATGACCATCACTTCATGCAGCCTCGCCATCGTCATATCAGCCATGATACCATCTCTACCTTTCCACTTAAAAAACAATAAACATATGGGTGGAGCCAACCACTTACAATTTATATCCTCTTAAAAAAAGAGTATTTTAACACCTACTATACTGCTATAGATGCAAAATACTCCCTAATCCTACTCAATATTGAACATCAGGCTGTGTTATCACTGTTCTTTTTACCTTGCTCTTCAAACGATCATTCGCCTGCGTCGCAAGCAAATCCTTTTCTTTAACAACTTCTTCGTCAATTCCAAAAATTTGCTGGAATAATTCCAGTTTTTCAGTCGCTTTTTTATCCATCACTAACTCTTTTGCCTGTAATATTGGATCCTTCAATAATTGATTGACAATCGACTTTGTATGCTTACTTAATATTTTTTTCTCGCGATCCGTCAAATTCGGCATTTTATTCTCAATACTTGCCATCGTTTCTGATTGAATACGATGTGCTTTTTGACGAAGTGCTGAAATAACAGGAACAACGCCAAGAGTCGCTACCCATTCGTTAAATACGACAATTTCCTGTTCAATCATCAGACCAATTTCTTCGGCAGCATTTTTTCTTTCCGCAAGATTTGCTTCGACAATGTCTTGCAAATCATCAATATCGTAAAGAAAAACATTTGGTAAATCACCGATACGCGGATCTAAATCACGTGGCACCGCAATATCAACCATAAAAATCGGTTTGCCTTTACGTAACCGCTCCGCAAACTGCATCAGTTCATAGTCAATGACGAAACCATTCGCACCTGTTGAGCTAATGAGAACATCAGCCTCAAGAAGTGCACACTGCAATTCTTTCATTGATTTTGCTTGACCACCGAATTTCTCTGCAAGTTCTTCGGCTTTGGACAGTGTCCGATTAATGACAGTCACTTTTCCAACCCCACTGCCATGCAGGTTCTTCACGGCTAACTCGCCCATTTTGCCCGCACCCAGTATCGCAATATTCTTATCGTTAAGGGAACCGAATATTTTTTTACCTAATTCTACGGCAGCATACGAAACGGACACCGCATTTTCACCAATTGCCGTTTCCGTATGCGCTTTTTTCGCAAATGTAACTGCCTGTTTAAAGAGCTCGTTGAAAACAGTTCCTGTCGTCCCAATGTTTTGGCCCTCCAAGAAACTATCGCGTACTTGCCCGAGTATTTGTGTCTCACCAAGCACCATAGAATCGATACCTGCTGATACACGTAACAGATGCTCAATCGCCCCGTCACTTTCTTGGATAATCAAATGCGACGAAAAAGACTCTAATGGTAAATCAAACCATTCAGCCAAAAAGTTTTTTACGTAATAACGTCCTGTATGCAATTGATCGACAACGGCATAAATTTCTGTCCGGTTACATGTCGATATAATGATATTTTCTAATATACTTTTTTGCTGTTGCAATGTTTGCATCGCTTGTGGCAGCTCCGATTCAATAAAAGATAATTTCTCTCTTATCTCAACGGGTGCCGTCCGGTGATTAACACCAACTACGATTGTATACACCAGGTGCCCACACCTTTCACATTCTATTCGTGATTATATTATATCATACGACAATTATTTCTCCTTAATAATTTGTGAACAACGTATGACTATGAACAGTTTTAACAGATAATTTATAATGATTCTAATCTATCTTAGTAGTTATTCCGTCAAAATGCAAAACATCTGCACAGGCTAACGCCTCTAACCTGATAGCAGACAAATAAAAAATCCGAAGATAATGATCACCCTCGGATTTTTCCATATAGCTTACATTCTACTTTCGATTTCTCGCCAAGCTTCTTCCATACCAATCCCTTTTTCAGCTGAAAACATAATAAGGGAATCAAAGCTTCTCATCTGAAGTGTTTCTCGTACAATTTTCAAGTGCTTATCCCATTTCCCTTTTGGAATCTTGTCAGCTTTTGTCGCAACAATAATCGCAGGGATATTATAATTCACCAAAAAGTCGTACATCAAACAATCATCCTTAGTCGGTGGATGACGTAAATCCACAATTTGAATGACAGCACGCAAATGCTCGCGCTCCACCATATATTGTTGGATGAATTTCCCCCATGTTTCACGAGATGACTTCGATACTTTTGCATAGCCATATCCCGGGACATCAACGAAAAATAACTGCTCTTCAATTTTATAAAAATTCAGCGTTTGCGTCTTGCCTGGCTTTGAAGACGTACGAGCAAGACTTTTTCTGCCAATCATCTTATTGATAAATGACGACTTTCCCACATTCGATCGTCCTGCAAGCGCAAACTCTGGGTATCCTTCAGATGGATATTGTTCTGGCCTCACGGCACTCATAATCATTTCAACGTTATGGACTTTCATGTTGAAGATTCCTCCAATGCTATATCGAGAACTTCTTCGGCGTCTGAAACAAGTTTAAAGGTCAACTCTTTCCGAACACTTTCTGGAATATCTTCGATGTCGCGCTCATTTTCACTCGGCAAGATAATTGTCGTCAAGCCAGCACGATGGGCACTTAGTGTTTTCTCTTTCACGCCACCAATCGGTAACACACGGCCGCGTAGCGTAATTTCACCAGTCATACCAACCTCACGACGCACAGGTCGCTTCGTCAACGCTGATACTAGTGCAGTGGCAATTGTTACACCTGCCGATGGACCATCTTTCGGAATTGCGCCTTCCGGAACATGTATATGGATATCATACGATTCATGGAATTTTGGGTCAATCCCAAACTCTTCTGTTTTTGAACGCACATACGATAATGCAGTTTGCGCAGACTCCTTCATCACATCGCCAAGTTTCCCAGTTAGGATCAGTTTTCCTTTCCCAGGTGATAAAGAAACTTCGATTTGCAACGTATCGCCACCCACCTGCGTATAAGCAAGTCCTGTTGCCACACCGATTTGATTCACCGTCTCTGCCTGACCGTAGCGAACTTTCTTTTTGCCGATTAATGATTCAAGCGTTTTCGGACTAACCGTCACACTTTTCTTCTCACCCGTTACAATCTGTTTCGCGGCTTTACGACAAATACCTGCGATTTCACGCTCTAAACCACGCACACCAGCTTCTCGCGTATAATACCTAACAATATCTAGAATCGCTGGATCACTAATACGAACTTGCGACTTCTTTAACCCATGCTCCTTCAACTGTTTCGGAATCAAATGATTTTTCGCAATCGAACATTTCTCAATTTCTGTATAGCCAGCAATCGAAATGATTTCCATCCGATCTCTAAGGGGTCCTGGAATCGCACTCAAATCATTCGCAGTCGCAATGAATAACACATTTGACAAATTATATGGCTCTTCAATGTAATGGTCACTAAAAGAATTATTCTGCTCTGGATCAAGTACCTCAAGCATCGCAGACGATGGATCACCGCGGAAGTCATTTGACATCTTATCGATTTCATCGAGAAGGAAAACAGGATTGATCGTCCCTGCTTTTTTCATGCCTTGAATAATTCGACCAGGCATCGCGCCTACATAGGTCCGTCTATGACCACGTATTTCAGACTCATCACGTACGCCACCTAGCGATATACGAACGAATTTCCTGCCGAGTGATTCAGCAATCGACCGTGCAAGAGACGTTTTCCCGACTCCTGGGGGGCCACCCAAACATAAAATAGGACCGCGCAACGAATTGGTCATTTGTCGAACTGCTAAATATTCCAAAATCCGCTCCTTGACAGTTTCCAATCCATCATGATCACGGTTTAAAATCTCCTCTGAACGATTAATATCCAGCTGATCTTTCGAGGCATCAGACCAAGGTAAAGAAACCAACCAATCAATGTAATTTCGGATAATACCACTTTCAGCTGCAGCGGATGGAATCTTTTCATACCTGTCAAGCTCACGCAACGCCGCTTCCTTGACCCCTTCCGGCATATTCACTTCCTCAATCCGTTCAGTTAACTCCGCAACTTCCAGACCTTTTCCGTCCTTATCGCCAAGTTCAGTTTGAATGGCCTTCATCTGCTCGCGCAAATAAAATTCCTTTTGCGTTCTCTCCATCGCTTCCTTGACACGCTCATTAATCTTGCGTTCAAGGTTCAGTACTTCTTGCTCATTGTAAAGCCTTGTAATCAACCATTCCAGACGTTCATTAACATCGGTCATTTCAAGAACTTCCTGCTTCGCGATTAGTTTAAGCGGCAAATGAGAAGCCACCATATCTGCCAATCTTCCCGGCTCCGCAATGGCAGCGACCGAATCATACGTTTCTTTCGTTACTTTCTTAGAAATCTTCGAGTATTTCTTGAAATATGTAAGCAACGTCCGCATCAGGGCTTCTGATTCAGCATCTTTTTCCTCATCATCTGGGTAGCCCATCACTTCAACGATCGGATACAGATCTGCTTCTTCGTAATTCGACCACTCTGCACGCTCTACCCCTTCAATGAGTACCCGATACGTACCATTCGGTAGCTGCGTCAATGACTTTACTAAAGCCAGCGTACCAACTTCATACAGGTCCTCCGGCTCGGGGTTTTCAATACTGATATCCTTTTGTGTTGCTAGAAAAATCAGATTGTCCTGCGCAATCGCATGTTCAATTGCAAAAACAGAACGTTCTCTTCCCACATCAATATGTAAAATAAGTGATGGGTAGACGAGTAACCCACGTAACGGTAGTACTGGTATGTTTGTTCTCTTATTTGTTGTCATGTGGAAGTCACCTCCATGAGTTATGTATAACTAGACATTATAGTATGTGGAAAAAAAAGCTGACGACCGATGAGCGCATTTGTACGCGCGTCGTCGGAGTCAGCTCAACCTTCAGGCGTTACGCCGAATTTTTCTCAGGATCCAAGTCGACAGAAGAACCGTCTTCCCTTAACAGGATAGGTGTTGATTCTCCAGTGACAGAACCTTTTGTAATGACACATTCCGTTACTTCTTCTAAAGAAGGCAGTTCGTACATTACATCTAACATAATATTTTCGATAATAGAACGCAATCCACGAGCACCTGTTTTTCGTTCAATCGCCTCTTTGGCAATTTCTAGTAATGCATCATCTTCAAAACGAAGAGCTACATCATCAAGTTCAAACATCTTCTGATATTGCTTAACAATTGCATTTTTAGGAATCGTTAAGATTTGACGAAGCGTGTCTTCGCTCAACTGTTCCAACGTAGCGATAACAGGTAAGCGGCCGATGAACTCCGGTATCAAGCCAAAACGTTGAAGATCTTCTGGGATCAATCTCGCAAGCAGGGATTGGTCTTCTTTCAATACCTTCTTCTGCTCTGTACCAAAACCAATGACCTTTTGCCCGATGCGACGTTTAATAATATCTTCGATTCCATCGAAAGCTCCCCCTACGATAAAGAGGATATTCGTTGTATCGATTTGGATAAATTCTTGATGTGGATGCTTACGCCCACCCTGTGGCGGTACGCTCGCAACAGTTCCTTCAAGAATTTTAAGAAGTGCCTGTTGGACACCTTCACCTGATACATCACGTGTAATCGATGCATTTTCGGATTTACGGGCGACTTTATCGATTTCATCGATATAAATAATCCCTTTTTCTGCACGATCAACATCATAATCAGCCGCTTGAATCAGTTTTAACAAAATGTTTTCAACATCTTCTCCGACATACCCTGCCTCTGTCAATGATGTAGCATCTGCAATCGCAAATGGAACATCAAGGATTCTTGCAAGTGTTTGAGCAAGTAATGTTTTACCGCTTCCAGTAGGTCCGATTAGAACGATATTAGATTTCGACAGCTCCACATCATCAATCTTACTGTTCGAATTAACACGCTTATAATGGTTATAGACAGCAACTGCCAAAGATTTTTTTGCACGATCCTGCCCAATCAAATAATCATTGAGTATGCTTTGTATTTCTTTCGGTTTTGGAACGTCTTTCAATTCGAAACCTTCTTCGAGTCCGACTTCCTCTTCAACGATTTCCGCACAAAGTTCAACACATTCATCACAAATATAGACGCCTTGCCCAGCGACTAGCTTACGAACCTGCTCCTGGGATTTCCCGCAAAAAGAACAGTTGAAGTTATCTTTTTCATCGTTAAATTTGAACATTATGCTCACCCCTATTCAAGTGACAATCTTACAAGATTCCCCGATTATAATCAACTAATTAGAATTTGTACCACTATGTAAGAAAGTATATTTTTTATCTTTCTATGAAAAACAAGGTACGGTCTTCCGTACCTTGTCCTTATTCCACATTATTATTCAGTAATTTTTGCGTTTTCAACAAGAAACTCAACTGTGTTATTGAAACGAAGATCATTTTCAAGAACTTTAGTTCCACCAAGTGTCTTCTTGATTTGCTCAATTTCCATGCCAAATTGTTCAGACATTTTTTCAAGCTCAGCGTTGATATCTTCTTCTGTTACTTCGATATTTTCCGCTGCCCCAATTGCTTCAAGCACTAATGAAACGCGGACGCGGTTTAGTGCATCGTCTTTCATCTGTTCGCGAAGAGCTTCTTCGTTTTGACCTGAGAATTGGAAGTAAAGCTCCATGTTCATACCTTGCTGTTGAAGGCGTTGTCCGAATTCGTCCATCATACGATCCGTTTCAGATGTGATCATCACTTCTGGAATGTCGATTTCTGCATTGCGTGCAGCTGCTTCAACAAGATCGTCACGAAGTGCTGTTTCAGAAGCAGATTTCTTATCGTCCGCTGTTCTTTCTTTCAACTTCGTACGCAATGCTTCAAGGCTATCAACTTCTTCATCGATTTCTTTTGCCAATTCATCATCAAGTGCCGGAATTTCTTTTGCTTTAATTTCATGTACTTTCACTTTGAATACTGCTGGTTGGCCTGCAAGCTCTGCCGCATGGTATTCTTCAGGGAATGTAATTTCGATGTCTTTGTCTTCGCCTATTTTCATACCAACCATTTGCTCTTCAAAGCCAGGGATAAATGAGTTAGAACCAATTTCAAGCTCATATTGCTCAGCTTTACCGCCTTCGAATGCTTCGCCATTCGCAAATCCTTCAAAGTCAAGCTTCACTGTATCACCGTTTTCGACAGCGCCATCTTCTTTAATTACCAATTCAGCGAATGCTTTTTGGCTTTCTTGAAGTTGTTCTTCGATTTCTTCATCTGTTACTGTCGTTTCTTGACGTGTCGCTTCAAGACCTTTGTAGTCTCCAAGTTTCACTTCTGGTTTCAATGTAATAACCGCTTTGAAAATAAGCGCTTTGCCTTTTTCCATTTGCTCGACATCAATTTCAGGGCGGTCAATTGGTTCAACATCCGCTTCTTCGATTGCTTTTGCGTAAGCTTCTGGAAGGATGAAGTCAAGTGCATCATTGTAAAGTGATTCTACACCGTACATTTTTTCAAACATCGGACGTGGCATTTTACCTTTACGGAATCCAGGTGCTTGAACTTGTTTTACAACTTTTTTAAAAGCTTTGTCAATACCTGCTGTTACTTCTTCAGCTGGAACCTCAACTGTTAGTGTACCTGTATTACCTTCGTGTTTTTCCCATTTAACTGACATAATTAAATACCTCCGAATCATTTTGGCCAATATGTTTTCGTACTTATATACTCATTGACAACCCTTACAGTATATCATAGTCTTTGCATCTTTCAACAGATTTAATTTGATTCAACAGAAGTCTCTCACTTCTATTTAAGTCGCGGGATGAATGGTAAATATGCATTCAATCTAAGTCGACTTTCAAACCCTATTGAATCAAATTAAAGGATGTCACAGATTTTCGATTTAGCTCGAAAAAATCTGGACGCAATTACTTTACAAATCATCCAAATCACTATCGACTTGTTGGATCAGTTTGTATAATTCTGTCTCCGGCAATGAGTCCCCCGAAAACAAGCTTTCTATGTAGTTGACATATGCGACAGCCACTTCATAGGCTGAGTATTCACCCCAACCGAACGGAAATGCAGTAATAGCGAACTTTTCAATCAAACCACGCGCCATTTCTAAACGCGACGGATCTTTGAGTAACAGCTTCTCTATCTCCTCAAGCACATCACCAGTTAAATCATCGTGACCAGGCAATGTCATTTCAGGAAGATTAATCGTCAGCTCCCGACCAAATTTCCGCACAGTGATGTCCTCCGTATAGCCCGCTTCGTACAATAGCGCTAGCGCAAACGAAATAACGAGCGGCGCAATATCTTCCTGCTCGGCAATGGCTACTAACTGCGGAATCATTTCCGACAAATCCAGCCCTTCAATAGAAGCAAGTGCATACTGCTGTTGCATTTTGTCCATCGCATTGAATTCCTCCAATGTGAAAGACTTAACAGATTGAGTCTGGTCTTCCTCAAAATAGCGGTTGGATAACCGACCGTTCAATTCACGTAAATAATTAAATTTTTGTAGCATTTCCTTTGGAACAATTCCCTCGCCAATCAACGTATCTATTGTCATTTCAACTTCCTCATATTCCTGCAATTGAATACTAATCGTTAAATAGAGCTCCATCGCATCAATATAATCCGTTGCCCCACTATGCAGCAGCCTTGCTGCAATTTCCTTCGCACGCTCAAACTCTTTTATTTCATAAAGGGCAACAGCGTATGGGCCAAGAAATTCAGGGTAATCAGGCTCATACAAAATAGCCTGGTCAAATACACTGACTGCTTCATCGAAATTCGACTGTTCCACAGAGACCAGCCCTTGTTCAACAAGTTTTTCATATGTACCCGGGAAGACAATTACATTTTCCGTTTTCCGAATTCTTCCGTATTTCCTACGCACCACGCTCACCTTCTTTCATCATACTACTCACTATAGCATAGCAATTTCCATTTTGAAATTGATACAATCGAACAAGAAAACGCCACTCGCTTGTGACGAGGGCGCTGATTGTTCCTATTATCAATCACGCCTCGGCGTGATTGCGTCCAGATTTTTAATTGAGCTTGAGGCCCACAGGAAGTTGGTCATGCAGTTGTTGCGACAGGACGTCGCGAACTTAGACTGCCTTCTTTATAACTCCCTTCAAAATCTGTGACATCCGCCGGAGGCTTAACTTAATTCAGTAGGGGGTTGGACCCCCTGCTGAATTAAGTTAAAAGTGAATACGATTAGAATATTTTGCGATCATTCGCTCGTTATGAGCTGCGCTTCCATCTATATTGCTACTTTTAAAGACAGGTGGTTCCTGACCATCGGCAATCATAATCTCCATTACACGGTTAAAGGTTGCGTGAAGAAGTAAGTTTGCCATAATACTAGAAGCTGGACCATAGAGCAGCTC
Proteins encoded:
- the tig gene encoding trigger factor, with amino-acid sequence MSVKWEKHEGNTGTLTVEVPAEEVTAGIDKAFKKVVKQVQAPGFRKGKMPRPMFEKMYGVESLYNDALDFILPEAYAKAIEEADVEPIDRPEIDVEQMEKGKALIFKAVITLKPEVKLGDYKGLEATRQETTVTDEEIEEQLQESQKAFAELVIKEDGAVENGDTVKLDFEGFANGEAFEGGKAEQYELEIGSNSFIPGFEEQMVGMKIGEDKDIEITFPEEYHAAELAGQPAVFKVKVHEIKAKEIPALDDELAKEIDEEVDSLEALRTKLKERTADDKKSASETALRDDLVEAAARNAEIDIPEVMITSETDRMMDEFGQRLQQQGMNMELYFQFSGQNEEALREQMKDDALNRVRVSLVLEAIGAAENIEVTEEDINAELEKMSEQFGMEIEQIKKTLGGTKVLENDLRFNNTVEFLVENAKITE
- a CDS encoding DUF3196 family protein; translated protein: MRRKYGRIRKTENVIVFPGTYEKLVEQGLVSVEQSNFDEAVSVFDQAILYEPDYPEFLGPYAVALYEIKEFERAKEIAARLLHSGATDYIDAMELYLTISIQLQEYEEVEMTIDTLIGEGIVPKEMLQKFNYLRELNGRLSNRYFEEDQTQSVKSFTLEEFNAMDKMQQQYALASIEGLDLSEMIPQLVAIAEQEDIAPLVISFALALLYEAGYTEDITVRKFGRELTINLPEMTLPGHDDLTGDVLEEIEKLLLKDPSRLEMARGLIEKFAITAFPFGWGEYSAYEVAVAYVNYIESLFSGDSLPETELYKLIQQVDSDLDDL